One genomic window of Cygnus atratus isolate AKBS03 ecotype Queensland, Australia chromosome 16, CAtr_DNAZoo_HiC_assembly, whole genome shotgun sequence includes the following:
- the LOC118248973 gene encoding thyrotropin-releasing hormone receptor-like yields MENGSASPGAVPDGSGNQTLGRMPRQPLELQVVTILLVLLICGVGIAGNVMVVLVVLRTKHMVTPTNCYLVSLAVADLIVLLAAGLPNISDVVASWVYGYAGCLCITYLQYLGINISAWSITAFTVERYIAICHAIKAQLLCTVSRAKRIVSSLWLFTSLYCLMWFFLVDTTQVTFSDGAQVTCGYRVSRSLYMPIYFLDFAVFYVIPLGLATVLYGLIARILFMSPLPATPQHPCLGSTHQGGSLKLSCRGSRGALSSRKQVTKMLAVVVVLFALLWMPYRTLVVVNSFMDPPYLNIWFLLFCRTCIYLNSAINPIIYNLMSQKFRAAFRKLWECEQKSTKNPVPHSAPVYYSITKDCSHGSSDLLTEQEELNSLAAPARKSRPAK; encoded by the exons ATGGAGAACGGCTCGGCCAGCCCGGGAGCCGTCCCGGACGGCAGCGGCAACCAAACCCTGGGCAGGATGCCCCGGCAGCccctggagctgcaggtggTCACcatcctgctggtgctgctcatCTGCGGCGTGGGCATCGCCGGCAACGTgatggtggtgctggtggtgctgcgCACCAAGCACATGGTGACCCCCACCAACTGCTACCTGGTGAGCCTGGCGGTGGCCGACCTCATCGTGCTGCTGGCGGCCGGGCTGCCCAACATCTCGGACGTGGTGGCTTCCTGGGTGTACGGCTACGCCGGCTGCCTCTGCATCACCTACCTGCAGTACCTGGGCATCAACATCTCCGCCTGGTCCATCACCGCCTTCACAGTGGAGCGCTACATCGCCATCTGCCACGCCATCAAAGCGCAGCTCCTCTGCACCGTGAGCCGCGCCAAGCGCATCGTCTCCTCGCTCTGGCTCTTCACCTCCCTCTATTGCCTCATGTGGTTCTTCCTGGTGGACACCACCCAGGTCACCTTCTCGGATGGGGCGCAAGTCACCTGTGGGTACCGGGTCTCCAGAAGCCTTTACATGCCCATTTACTTCTTGGATTTCGCTGTCTTCTACGTCATCCCGTTGGGACTGGCGACTGTCCTCTACGGCCTCATCGCCCGCATCCTCTTCATGAGCCCCCTGCCCgccaccccacagcacccctgCCTGGGCTCCACGCACCAGGGCGGCTCCCTCAAGCTCTCCTGCCGGGGCAGCAGGGGGGCCCTGAGCTCCCGCAAGCAG GTGACCAAAATGCTggcagtggtggtggtgctcTTCGCCCTCCTGTGGATGCCTTACCGCACGCTGGTGGTGGTGAACTCCTTCATGGACCCGCCATATCTGAACATCTGGTTCCTGCTCTTCTGCCGGACATGCATCTACCTGAACAGCGCCATCAACCCCATCATCTACAACCTCATGTCCCAGAAATTCAGGGCTGCCTTCAGGAAGCTCTGGGAGTGCGAGCAGAAGAGCACCAAGAACCCCGTGCCGCACAGCGCCCCGGTGTACTACAGCATCACGAAGGACTGCTCTCACGGCAGCTCGGATCTCCTCACCGAACAAGAAGAGCTGAACAGCCTCGCGGCACCTGCAAGGAAAAGCAGGCCTGCCAAATAA